One stretch of Streptomyces sp. MMBL 11-1 DNA includes these proteins:
- a CDS encoding phage major capsid protein: MARNTYEDWIPEEYSGPVITRVQQMSAVERLARRVPMATDTKHVPRSAGVDVNFTAKGSAYTEDTSVNDDVLLTALKFTRAIRIADEDLQDTRQVADIISTKQTDWATSYAKFIDNATLATSAAANGTTVPFASLYYSLTQNNSDTGYTANSNLTQTGSGGTTYANLSATLADYEESDYFDDGNTIVIASPAFKAKFRGVVDVQGRPIFVQGLAGTPDTLFGYQVAWSNGCRLSATAASAPTGKPVLFVGNREYLFLGVRSGPESRTAPADSGVGFLTDEAVLKMRARRGFVVAHEKAWACLEDNS; the protein is encoded by the coding sequence ATGGCGCGCAACACCTACGAGGACTGGATTCCCGAGGAGTACTCCGGGCCGGTCATCACCCGAGTCCAGCAGATGTCGGCCGTTGAGCGTCTCGCCCGCCGCGTCCCGATGGCCACTGACACCAAGCATGTGCCGCGTTCGGCTGGTGTCGACGTCAACTTCACCGCGAAGGGCAGCGCGTACACCGAGGACACCTCGGTCAACGACGATGTGCTGCTCACCGCGCTGAAGTTCACCCGGGCGATCCGCATTGCCGATGAGGACCTCCAGGACACCCGTCAGGTCGCCGACATCATCTCGACGAAGCAGACCGACTGGGCGACGTCGTACGCGAAGTTCATCGACAACGCCACCCTTGCTACGTCGGCCGCCGCGAACGGCACCACGGTTCCGTTTGCGTCGCTGTACTACAGCCTGACCCAGAACAACTCCGACACCGGATACACGGCGAACTCGAACCTGACGCAGACAGGTTCCGGGGGCACTACGTACGCGAACCTGTCGGCCACGCTCGCGGACTACGAAGAGTCCGACTACTTCGACGACGGCAACACGATCGTCATTGCATCCCCGGCGTTCAAGGCGAAGTTTCGCGGTGTCGTGGACGTGCAGGGACGGCCGATCTTCGTGCAGGGCCTGGCCGGTACTCCGGACACCTTGTTCGGTTACCAGGTCGCATGGTCCAACGGCTGCCGTCTTTCGGCGACCGCAGCGTCGGCCCCCACCGGTAAGCCGGTCCTGTTCGTCGGCAACCGCGAGTACCTGTTCCTCGGTGTCCGTTCCGGCCCCGAATCCCGAACCGCCCCTGCTGACTCCGGCGTCGGATTCCTCACCGACGAGGCCGTCCTGAAGATGCGCGCTCGCCGTGGCTTCGTCGTCGCCCACGAGAAGGCATGGGCGTGCCTGGAGGACAACTCCTGA
- a CDS encoding phage portal protein — protein MPSDLIHAVTEIREAYENYQIAEDYYEGNVPEIFCNPKLRTLLQKTGEEYTFNLAKTPVNAVANRLVIQAVTVRGNETTTRLLQEQVWEPNNLTLGTAKMNLRACEYGDAYVFVWDGVEDGTVQVIYNSPKTTRVFYDAETEQIPQYAGKLWQEKRGEQPVWRCTLYYPDRIERYITKPGTKETEEGSWEPYTRTVSEDGDPVWPEPNPYGRLPVFHLRTDTPYGRPEHKDAYGAQNAVTKQLATQLATTDYQGFRQRYALMDPDLVGAETDGSSAAYPDDDGFDPKALKSKLTTGPGQLWELHGAKAVGEFNPSDPGNFIDPAQFYMRMMAQVTDTPLHFFDPGGEQPSGVSRLISDATLTKKVEDRQAALSTPWADVFEFALTVLGTKGATVDVRWKPAVSLLDKEGWEVVALKISAGVPARQALMEAGYTAEQLDAWGIPEQAAPDRQNTAPGAAQDLEPEDQNRPEVITAATM, from the coding sequence ATGCCGTCCGATCTGATCCACGCCGTAACCGAAATCCGGGAAGCATACGAGAACTACCAGATCGCCGAGGACTACTACGAGGGCAACGTCCCCGAGATCTTCTGCAACCCGAAGCTGCGCACACTCCTTCAGAAGACAGGCGAGGAATACACGTTCAACCTGGCGAAGACCCCGGTGAACGCCGTCGCGAACCGGCTCGTCATCCAGGCGGTCACCGTCCGGGGCAACGAGACCACGACCCGCCTGTTGCAGGAGCAGGTGTGGGAGCCGAACAACCTGACGTTGGGCACCGCGAAGATGAACCTGCGGGCCTGCGAGTACGGGGACGCCTACGTCTTCGTGTGGGACGGAGTCGAGGACGGCACAGTCCAGGTCATCTACAACTCCCCGAAGACAACCCGGGTGTTCTACGACGCGGAGACCGAGCAGATCCCGCAGTACGCCGGGAAGCTGTGGCAGGAGAAGCGCGGGGAGCAGCCGGTGTGGCGCTGCACCCTGTACTACCCGGACCGGATCGAGCGGTACATCACGAAGCCCGGCACGAAGGAGACCGAGGAGGGTTCGTGGGAGCCGTACACCCGGACCGTGTCCGAGGACGGCGACCCGGTATGGCCTGAGCCGAACCCGTACGGGCGTCTCCCGGTCTTCCACCTCCGCACCGACACCCCGTACGGGCGGCCTGAGCACAAGGACGCCTACGGGGCGCAGAACGCCGTGACGAAGCAGCTCGCCACCCAGCTCGCCACGACGGACTACCAGGGCTTCCGGCAGCGCTACGCCCTCATGGACCCCGACCTGGTGGGCGCGGAGACCGACGGCAGCAGCGCCGCGTACCCGGACGACGACGGCTTCGACCCCAAGGCGTTGAAGTCGAAGCTGACGACCGGCCCAGGACAGCTGTGGGAGCTGCACGGGGCGAAGGCAGTGGGGGAGTTCAACCCGTCCGACCCGGGCAACTTCATCGATCCTGCCCAGTTCTACATGCGGATGATGGCGCAGGTCACCGACACCCCGCTGCACTTCTTCGACCCCGGTGGGGAGCAGCCCTCCGGGGTGTCCCGCCTCATCTCCGACGCGACGCTGACGAAGAAGGTCGAGGACCGGCAGGCCGCCCTGTCCACCCCGTGGGCTGACGTCTTCGAGTTCGCCCTGACGGTCCTCGGAACCAAGGGCGCCACGGTCGACGTGCGGTGGAAGCCCGCAGTGTCTCTCCTCGACAAGGAGGGCTGGGAAGTCGTCGCCTTGAAGATCTCCGCCGGAGTGCCGGCTCGCCAGGCACTCATGGAAGCGGGCTACACAGCCGAGCAACTCGACGCGTGGGGCATTCCCGAACAGGCGGCCCCCGACCGGCAGAACACAGCTCCTGGGGCCGCGCAGGACCTGGAGCCGGAAGACCAGAACCGCCCCGAAGTCATCACCGCAGCAACCATGTAG
- a CDS encoding phage scaffolding protein, with the protein MNPNTLPRHIVGYRKARPGESLDELYPIYPIAGGAPDDEDVDGDEEGGEDDDAEDVDDGDDKDAWKAPTEYEWKKVQRALKRANKEAADLRGKSGTDAASAVEETERKAREEATQEAESRWKPMLVKQAARAALAEAGLIKNPNRLLRMLEMDDIEVSEDGEIEGLDEQIHDFKKEFPEFFGRRSAKDVDGGDKALRRGADKASATLIARALTGGR; encoded by the coding sequence ATGAACCCGAACACCCTGCCCCGCCACATCGTCGGCTACCGCAAGGCACGCCCTGGCGAAAGCCTCGACGAGCTGTACCCGATCTACCCGATCGCGGGCGGAGCCCCCGACGACGAGGACGTCGATGGCGACGAGGAAGGGGGTGAGGACGACGACGCCGAGGATGTGGACGATGGCGACGACAAGGACGCGTGGAAGGCCCCCACTGAGTACGAGTGGAAGAAGGTCCAGCGGGCCTTGAAGCGGGCCAACAAGGAAGCTGCCGACCTGCGCGGGAAGTCCGGCACGGACGCGGCTAGCGCCGTCGAGGAGACGGAGAGGAAGGCCCGCGAAGAGGCGACACAGGAAGCGGAGTCCCGCTGGAAGCCGATGCTGGTGAAGCAGGCTGCCCGCGCCGCTCTCGCTGAAGCCGGGCTTATCAAGAACCCGAACCGGCTACTCCGCATGCTGGAAATGGACGACATCGAAGTGTCTGAAGACGGTGAGATCGAGGGCCTCGATGAGCAGATCCACGATTTCAAGAAGGAGTTCCCCGAGTTCTTTGGACGCCGTTCCGCGAAGGATGTGGACGGTGGAGACAAGGCCCTTCGGCGCGGCGCGGATAAGGCCAGTGCGACGTTGATTGCACGAGCGCTGACCGGCGGTCGATGA
- a CDS encoding phage tail tube protein: MSLTATNLTLGPATLYTGTFPTEEPADTAVNTAPAASAWTDVGATNDGVKLTVDQTYTELEVDQVVDRVGSRLTKRDVMVETTLAEPTLDNLKLVMNGGTTASGAGFESFEPSFATSATIPAYRALLFDGYADESLRRRVIVRRALSTDAFEVAYTKDTMTVLTAKWAAHYVSASIAPIHIVDATA, translated from the coding sequence ATGAGTTTGACTGCGACCAATCTGACGCTGGGCCCGGCGACTCTCTACACCGGAACCTTCCCGACAGAAGAGCCTGCCGACACGGCGGTGAACACCGCCCCGGCTGCCTCCGCATGGACGGACGTCGGCGCGACGAACGACGGCGTGAAGCTGACCGTCGACCAGACGTACACCGAGCTGGAGGTCGACCAGGTCGTCGACCGTGTCGGCTCCCGCCTCACCAAGCGGGACGTGATGGTCGAGACGACTCTCGCCGAACCGACCCTGGACAACTTGAAGCTCGTCATGAACGGCGGCACTACGGCCTCTGGTGCGGGCTTCGAGTCGTTCGAGCCGTCTTTTGCGACCTCGGCGACGATCCCGGCGTACAGGGCGCTCCTGTTCGACGGCTACGCCGACGAGTCGCTGCGCCGCCGCGTCATCGTCCGCCGCGCCCTGTCCACGGACGCCTTCGAGGTCGCGTACACGAAGGACACCATGACCGTCCTGACGGCCAAGTGGGCTGCTCACTACGTGTCCGCGTCCATCGCGCCGATCCACATCGTCGACGCCACCGCCTGA
- a CDS encoding transglycosylase SLT domain-containing protein gives MSFLIASAYVRVDADTGRVTPTILRALRDARRPSDAEAGRLGASIGGRIRDGISSALRRLPQIRVDLDLLHLRSQTRDVRNTLQRMGPFQIRLDLSTQAVREQLRQLQRELSRLGPFTLRVDLDTALAQRRIAELQRQVNDLAGQRVRVRVDADTDQASRGLGGIASAIGALAPAIVPAAAAVTAGVGAMGASFAAAGAAGGVFALAVKPQFAAMTEAVKEYDKQIEKGIAPTKALTEATKGMSAPARALTVSYLGLRGAMKEWSDSLAPTTLPVFITLFDKLRGLIPKLTPVVKSVSGSVTEFLSTLGDNHAGPVFRQFGANVERLGGGLLLSLLRSVKNVATGFVGMLNAFMPMSVGISGGLETMTARFAKWGATLKNNQGFQEFLAYAKKNAPVVLDLLKNLVQTGINVAKALAPIGGISLAIANGFAKLISLIPVPVLTALAGAIISVSVAVKLWATAQAALNTLLALNPIGLVVVAVAALGAAFYLAYKKFQPFHDFVNQTWALLKQKLGPVLSEIGAKLKSELLATLQTLASKFQTTILPPIKQLWTTLKTQLLPSLLALGQAVANAVMPVLSTLWSLFTKKIVPAVMEVYGAILKNLSPILKALSEFIRERVVPAVQSIGAKLSELVTKAQPVINVVIWIVKELGKLAAAILGTVVPIIIRLAGPVFSELIKAIGKAIDAVIKVIDWLVKFGRKVGEIAVSVKNWFVGMWTKTRDVFDDIKKKIETVTNWMKTAFALLKAAVTKVWSDQWNTIKKAFTDTWALIRSAIDKAWAWHRTSFVNAKNAVTKLWTDQWNAIKNRFTSTWADIKTAIDRAWLWLRTSFSNVKTAVSRTWSELWTGLKTKADDLWARIKDGANRFRDAVVASFTSAKDRIGAAWAKLQDLAKKPVNFIIGTVYNKGIRKVWNAVVGAFGGKTLGEVKGLARGGVLPGTSTYRQGDDQLVPMRKGEGVYVSEAMRDPFERARLHAVNKAAMMGKPLTGYQTGGFALGGIFDGIGDVASGAWDKVKKGASWLKESFGDAVKSGAKSIVNPLINKIPGGNTKFVDLLKDGMKKAVQLLLGAGEKGDGAGGGAAVAAALKWARTQAGKPYQWGGAGNPSWDCSGFMSGIQKKILGQSPNGRLWSTFSFQGNTAPEGWKRNLKAPFMIGITNKDKGHTAGTLNGVNVESRGGRGVVVGKDARGYRDSLFDSWYGFKPSMGGAGGKEGTVFAPGSGVGRWRPQVADVLKQLGQSQGWQDTVLRRMNQESGGDPNVVNKWDSNWRAGHPSVGLMQVIGPTFRAYAKKYLFRGPFAYGVSKDPMANIFAGSNYAIQRYGSLAGMNRPGGYDSGGLLQPGATLAVNKTGKPEAVLTNEQWGNFARAVDQLERLANGGGGAVIENVNIQGVIDPSNPRQLRQVAVVLRDELRNVERSYR, from the coding sequence ATGTCGTTCCTGATCGCTTCCGCTTACGTCCGGGTCGACGCGGACACCGGCCGCGTCACTCCGACCATCCTCCGCGCCCTTCGGGATGCCCGCCGACCCTCCGATGCGGAAGCTGGCCGGCTGGGGGCGTCGATCGGCGGCCGAATCCGCGACGGCATCAGCTCGGCGCTGCGCCGACTCCCGCAGATCCGGGTGGACCTGGACCTGCTGCACCTGCGGTCGCAGACCCGGGACGTGCGGAACACGTTGCAGCGCATGGGCCCGTTCCAGATCCGTCTGGACCTGAGCACCCAGGCCGTGCGGGAGCAGCTGCGGCAGCTTCAGCGGGAGCTGTCCCGGCTCGGCCCGTTCACGTTGCGCGTGGACCTGGACACTGCGTTGGCGCAGCGTCGGATCGCCGAGTTGCAGCGCCAGGTCAACGACCTGGCAGGGCAGCGGGTCCGGGTACGGGTCGACGCGGACACCGACCAGGCGTCCCGGGGCTTGGGCGGGATCGCGTCGGCGATCGGGGCGCTGGCTCCGGCGATCGTTCCGGCGGCTGCTGCGGTCACCGCCGGGGTCGGGGCGATGGGTGCGTCGTTCGCAGCTGCTGGTGCGGCCGGTGGGGTGTTCGCCTTGGCGGTGAAGCCTCAGTTCGCGGCGATGACCGAGGCGGTTAAGGAGTACGACAAGCAGATCGAGAAGGGCATTGCCCCGACGAAGGCGCTGACCGAGGCGACGAAGGGCATGTCCGCCCCGGCCCGTGCTCTCACGGTGTCGTACCTGGGGTTGCGCGGGGCGATGAAGGAGTGGTCGGACTCCCTCGCACCGACGACGCTGCCCGTCTTCATCACGTTGTTCGACAAGCTGCGCGGGCTCATACCGAAACTGACGCCGGTCGTGAAGTCCGTCAGCGGCAGCGTCACCGAGTTCCTCTCGACTCTGGGCGACAACCATGCGGGGCCGGTGTTCCGCCAGTTCGGGGCGAACGTGGAGCGCCTCGGTGGTGGTCTGCTGCTGTCGCTGCTGCGGTCGGTGAAGAACGTTGCGACCGGGTTCGTCGGGATGCTCAACGCGTTCATGCCGATGTCCGTCGGGATCTCCGGTGGCCTCGAAACGATGACGGCTCGGTTCGCGAAGTGGGGGGCGACCCTCAAGAACAACCAGGGGTTCCAGGAGTTCCTGGCGTACGCGAAGAAGAACGCCCCCGTGGTCCTGGACCTGCTGAAGAATCTGGTCCAGACGGGCATCAACGTGGCGAAGGCCCTGGCCCCGATCGGCGGCATATCCCTGGCCATCGCTAACGGGTTCGCGAAGCTGATCTCGCTGATCCCGGTGCCGGTCCTGACCGCGCTGGCCGGGGCGATCATCTCGGTGTCCGTCGCCGTGAAGCTGTGGGCGACCGCCCAGGCCGCGTTGAACACCCTCCTGGCCCTGAACCCCATCGGTCTCGTCGTCGTCGCTGTCGCAGCCCTGGGTGCGGCGTTCTACCTGGCGTACAAGAAGTTCCAGCCGTTCCACGACTTCGTGAACCAGACGTGGGCGCTCCTCAAGCAGAAGCTCGGCCCGGTCCTGTCCGAGATCGGGGCGAAGCTGAAGTCGGAGCTGCTCGCCACCCTCCAGACGCTGGCGTCGAAGTTCCAGACGACGATCCTGCCGCCCATCAAGCAGCTGTGGACCACGCTGAAGACCCAGCTGCTGCCGTCACTCCTCGCGCTGGGTCAGGCCGTCGCGAACGCGGTGATGCCGGTCCTGTCGACGCTGTGGTCGCTGTTCACGAAGAAGATCGTCCCCGCGGTGATGGAGGTCTACGGGGCGATCCTGAAGAACCTGTCGCCGATCCTGAAGGCCCTGTCGGAGTTCATCCGGGAGCGCGTCGTCCCGGCAGTCCAGTCGATCGGGGCGAAGCTCAGCGAGCTGGTCACGAAGGCCCAGCCGGTCATCAACGTCGTGATCTGGATCGTGAAGGAGCTGGGGAAGCTCGCCGCCGCGATCCTCGGCACGGTCGTTCCGATCATCATCCGCCTGGCCGGGCCGGTGTTCTCCGAGCTGATCAAGGCCATCGGCAAGGCCATCGACGCCGTGATCAAGGTGATCGACTGGCTGGTGAAGTTCGGGCGGAAGGTCGGCGAGATCGCCGTCTCCGTGAAGAACTGGTTCGTCGGGATGTGGACGAAGACCCGGGACGTCTTCGACGACATCAAGAAGAAGATCGAGACGGTCACCAACTGGATGAAGACGGCCTTCGCCCTGCTGAAGGCGGCGGTCACGAAGGTCTGGTCCGACCAGTGGAACACCATCAAGAAGGCGTTCACCGACACGTGGGCGCTGATCCGCTCCGCCATCGACAAGGCGTGGGCGTGGCACCGGACCTCGTTCGTCAACGCGAAGAACGCGGTCACGAAGCTGTGGACCGACCAGTGGAACGCGATCAAGAACCGGTTCACCAGCACCTGGGCGGACATCAAGACGGCCATCGACCGGGCCTGGCTGTGGCTGCGGACGTCGTTCTCGAACGTCAAGACAGCGGTGTCCCGCACTTGGTCGGAGCTGTGGACCGGACTGAAGACGAAGGCCGACGACCTGTGGGCCCGCATCAAGGATGGCGCCAACCGTTTCCGGGACGCCGTCGTCGCCTCGTTCACCTCCGCCAAGGACCGGATCGGTGCGGCGTGGGCGAAGCTCCAGGACCTGGCGAAGAAGCCGGTCAACTTCATCATCGGCACGGTCTACAACAAGGGCATCAGGAAGGTTTGGAACGCCGTCGTCGGCGCGTTCGGCGGGAAGACCCTCGGCGAGGTCAAGGGCCTGGCCCGCGGTGGTGTCCTGCCCGGTACTTCCACCTACCGGCAGGGTGATGACCAGCTCGTCCCGATGCGTAAGGGCGAAGGCGTCTACGTGTCGGAGGCCATGCGCGACCCGTTCGAGCGGGCCCGCCTCCACGCCGTGAACAAGGCCGCGATGATGGGCAAGCCCCTCACCGGCTACCAGACTGGCGGCTTCGCCCTGGGCGGCATCTTCGACGGGATCGGGGATGTGGCGTCCGGGGCGTGGGACAAGGTGAAGAAGGGCGCTTCCTGGCTGAAGGAGTCCTTCGGTGACGCCGTGAAGTCCGGGGCGAAGTCCATCGTGAACCCGCTGATCAACAAGATCCCTGGCGGCAACACGAAGTTCGTGGACCTGCTGAAGGACGGAATGAAGAAGGCCGTCCAGCTGCTCTTGGGCGCGGGTGAGAAGGGCGATGGTGCCGGGGGCGGTGCTGCGGTCGCCGCCGCGTTGAAGTGGGCCCGTACGCAGGCCGGGAAGCCGTACCAGTGGGGTGGGGCGGGCAACCCGTCGTGGGACTGCTCCGGGTTCATGTCCGGCATCCAGAAGAAGATCCTGGGCCAGTCTCCGAACGGCCGGCTGTGGTCAACGTTCTCGTTCCAGGGGAACACGGCTCCGGAGGGCTGGAAGCGCAACCTGAAGGCCCCGTTCATGATCGGCATCACCAATAAGGACAAGGGCCACACGGCGGGCACCTTGAACGGGGTGAACGTCGAATCGCGGGGCGGGCGGGGTGTGGTCGTCGGTAAGGACGCCCGTGGCTACCGGGATTCGCTGTTCGACTCCTGGTACGGGTTCAAGCCGTCGATGGGCGGGGCCGGTGGGAAGGAAGGCACCGTGTTCGCCCCTGGCTCTGGTGTCGGCCGGTGGCGTCCGCAGGTTGCTGACGTCCTGAAGCAGCTGGGCCAGTCTCAGGGCTGGCAGGACACGGTGCTGCGCCGGATGAACCAGGAGTCCGGTGGTGACCCGAACGTCGTCAACAAGTGGGACTCGAACTGGAGGGCCGGTCACCCGTCGGTCGGGTTGATGCAGGTGATCGGCCCGACGTTCCGTGCGTACGCGAAGAAGTACCTGTTCCGGGGCCCGTTCGCGTACGGGGTGTCGAAGGACCCGATGGCGAACATTTTCGCCGGGTCGAACTATGCGATCCAGCGGTACGGGTCGTTGGCGGGGATGAACCGGCCGGGTGGTTACGACTCGGGTGGTCTGTTGCAGCCGGGGGCGACGTTGGCGGTCAACAAGACCGGCAAGCCCGAAGCGGTCCTCACGAACGAGCAGTGGGGCAACTTCGCCCGCGCCGTCGACCAGCTGGAGCGGCTGGCGAACGGCGGCGGGGGCGCGGTCATCGAGAACGTCAACATCCAGGGCGTCATCGACCCGTCCAACCCCCGGCAGCTGCGCCAGGTCGCGGTCGTCCTGCGCGATGAGCTGCGGAACGTAGAGAGGTCGTACCGATGA
- a CDS encoding HK97 gp10 family phage protein: MVRDDLMEKLGEEILEDAKRYCPVNTGRLRASLFAEVEDGELRVGSRDVKYAQMVEFGTRPHVIKPRNKQALSWPGAAHPVAQVNHPGTQAQPFLRPALHKPRVII; encoded by the coding sequence ATGGTCCGAGACGACCTGATGGAGAAGCTCGGCGAGGAGATCCTCGAAGACGCCAAGAGGTATTGCCCAGTGAACACCGGTCGCCTTCGCGCCTCCCTCTTCGCCGAGGTTGAGGACGGAGAACTCCGGGTCGGTTCCCGCGATGTGAAGTACGCGCAGATGGTCGAATTCGGAACCCGCCCCCACGTCATCAAGCCCCGCAACAAGCAGGCCCTGTCGTGGCCCGGAGCGGCGCACCCCGTCGCACAGGTCAACCACCCCGGAACGCAGGCGCAGCCCTTCCTCCGGCCGGCTCTGCACAAGCCGAGGGTGATCATCTGA
- a CDS encoding sigma factor-like helix-turn-helix DNA-binding protein produces MGANKPKAVIAEEAAECFRLQLSGLTYRGMAKETGLSVATVHKRVRQALTAVIVPAVEELRTREGERLLYLLERLQPAVEAGDLDAIKTAARLSESYRKLMGLNAPEQHSLQIHEVTQNDLELQDMIRAAQAKAQLTKETQG; encoded by the coding sequence ATGGGAGCTAACAAGCCCAAGGCCGTCATCGCGGAAGAAGCAGCCGAATGCTTCCGCCTCCAACTCTCCGGCCTCACCTACCGAGGCATGGCCAAAGAAACCGGCCTGTCCGTCGCCACCGTCCACAAACGCGTCCGACAAGCCCTCACCGCCGTCATCGTCCCCGCCGTCGAAGAACTCCGCACCCGCGAAGGCGAACGCCTCCTGTACCTCCTGGAGCGCCTCCAGCCCGCCGTTGAAGCCGGAGACCTCGACGCCATCAAGACAGCGGCACGGCTGTCCGAGAGCTACCGCAAGCTCATGGGCTTGAACGCCCCGGAGCAGCACTCCCTCCAGATCCATGAGGTCACGCAGAACGACCTGGAGTTGCAGGACATGATCCGCGCCGCCCAGGCGAAGGCGCAGCTGACCAAGGAGACGCAGGGATGA
- a CDS encoding polysaccharide deacetylase family protein, whose translation MPAVGYTSGDPRKVNDTGDTLTGPLVLSGGAANLTVGGSGSISGGLSVAGRLESAGFALPAHYPGRPTPVRQPSRIVEHFQTGHGWATSGGVASSELNDTTDFCKGTQSAKVVFSGNGNLDKSGISSMDLTGKAIRFVVKVDDVSKLSQLNIRVGTSATNVFQWQTLATTATSKLYKSGEWTTVTVGWSDVHSAAGTFSLDANRVPSAKSGFTFIRFQVVATGGNCTVHFQSVEIIDAITATFPNGVVSITFDDSWDSQYALARPKMDQYGYRGTFYTIAQSIGAANRMTLAQLRTMQDQSGMEIAGHAYTNAMHDGRFTNFTARQVDDELRNLRSWLLSNGLRGDNFAYPGGNFENTIDGVPVEQIVARYFATGRTVLTGYGSSTNVLKEQWPPPRPYRMLAQSAISGASVGMDLPASVTQAGGSLDVCKRQGAWLQLTFHVLTTGSEGGDAGVIKQSDFNSIIDAINSYGIPVLPVADVMRYTV comes from the coding sequence ATGCCTGCGGTCGGCTACACATCCGGAGACCCGCGGAAGGTCAACGACACCGGGGACACCCTCACCGGGCCCCTGGTGCTGTCCGGTGGTGCCGCAAACCTGACCGTCGGCGGGTCCGGAAGCATCTCCGGTGGCCTGTCCGTCGCGGGCCGGCTGGAGTCGGCTGGGTTCGCTCTGCCCGCCCACTACCCGGGCCGCCCGACCCCTGTACGGCAGCCCTCCCGAATCGTGGAGCACTTCCAGACCGGCCACGGGTGGGCCACGTCGGGTGGTGTGGCGTCCTCGGAACTGAACGACACCACGGACTTCTGCAAGGGCACCCAGTCTGCGAAGGTCGTTTTCTCCGGGAACGGGAACCTCGACAAGTCGGGGATCTCCTCGATGGACCTGACCGGTAAGGCGATCCGGTTCGTCGTGAAGGTCGACGACGTGTCGAAGCTGTCGCAGCTGAACATTCGGGTCGGCACCAGCGCGACGAACGTGTTCCAGTGGCAGACCCTCGCCACCACGGCAACGTCGAAGCTCTACAAGTCCGGGGAGTGGACGACGGTCACCGTCGGCTGGTCGGACGTGCACTCCGCCGCAGGAACGTTCTCCCTCGACGCGAACCGGGTGCCGTCCGCGAAGTCCGGGTTCACGTTCATCCGGTTCCAGGTCGTCGCCACGGGCGGGAACTGCACCGTTCACTTCCAGTCCGTCGAGATCATCGACGCGATCACCGCGACGTTCCCCAACGGCGTCGTGTCGATCACGTTCGATGACTCGTGGGACTCCCAGTACGCGCTGGCCCGCCCGAAGATGGACCAGTACGGGTACCGGGGCACGTTCTACACGATCGCCCAGTCCATCGGCGCAGCGAACCGTATGACGCTGGCGCAGCTGCGGACGATGCAGGACCAGTCCGGGATGGAGATCGCCGGGCACGCGTACACCAACGCCATGCACGACGGCCGTTTCACGAACTTCACCGCCCGGCAGGTCGATGACGAGCTGAGGAACCTGCGGTCGTGGCTCCTGTCGAACGGGCTGCGTGGCGACAACTTTGCCTACCCGGGCGGGAACTTCGAGAACACCATCGACGGGGTGCCGGTCGAGCAGATCGTCGCCCGGTACTTCGCGACCGGCCGGACTGTCCTCACCGGCTACGGGTCCTCCACGAACGTCCTGAAGGAGCAGTGGCCCCCGCCGCGCCCCTACCGGATGCTCGCCCAGTCCGCGATCTCCGGGGCCAGCGTCGGCATGGATCTGCCCGCCTCGGTCACCCAGGCCGGGGGCTCCCTCGACGTGTGCAAGCGGCAGGGCGCCTGGTTGCAGCTGACGTTCCACGTCCTGACCACCGGGTCCGAGGGCGGGGACGCCGGGGTCATCAAGCAGTCCGACTTCAACAGCATCATCGACGCGATCAACAGCTACGGGATTCCCGTGCTGCCGGTCGCGGACGTGATGCGGTACACGGTCTGA